The following coding sequences lie in one Rothia sp. SD9660Na genomic window:
- a CDS encoding pyridoxal phosphate-dependent aminotransferase encodes MTARVSRRIGAIAPSATLVVDAKAKALKAQGRPVIGFGAGEPDFPTPDYIVDAARKALDDPANFRYTQAAGLPALKQAIVEKTKRDSGIDIDASQVIVTNGGKQAVYQAFATVVDEGDDVLLPAPYWTTYPEAIRLAGGNPVEVFAGADKEYKVTPDMLEAAYTPATKALIFVSPSNPTGAVYTPEETKAIGEWALEKGVIVLTDEIYEHLTYDGVPFTSIVKAVPALAENTVILNGVAKTYAMTGWRVGWMIAPADITKAATNLQSHMTSNVNNVAQLAALEAVSGSLDAVNEMHKAFDRRRKTIVEGLNAIEGVHCPTPKGAFYAYADVTGLLGKTIAGKTPQTSAELAEIILEEAEVAVVPGEAFGPSGYLRLSYALGDKDLAEGLARMQKLLATAQ; translated from the coding sequence ATGACTGCCCGCGTATCACGCCGCATTGGCGCTATCGCCCCCTCGGCCACCCTGGTCGTTGACGCTAAAGCTAAGGCCCTGAAGGCGCAAGGACGCCCGGTGATTGGCTTCGGTGCGGGCGAGCCCGACTTCCCCACCCCCGACTACATCGTGGACGCTGCCCGCAAGGCTCTCGATGACCCCGCTAACTTCCGCTACACCCAGGCTGCTGGTCTACCCGCTCTCAAGCAGGCAATCGTTGAGAAGACCAAGCGCGATTCCGGTATCGATATCGATGCCTCCCAGGTCATCGTGACCAACGGCGGCAAGCAGGCCGTCTACCAAGCCTTTGCCACCGTCGTCGACGAGGGCGATGACGTACTGCTACCCGCCCCCTATTGGACCACCTACCCCGAGGCTATCCGCCTGGCCGGTGGCAACCCCGTTGAAGTCTTCGCCGGAGCCGACAAGGAATACAAGGTCACCCCCGACATGCTGGAGGCAGCATACACCCCCGCCACCAAGGCCCTGATTTTCGTGTCCCCCTCTAACCCCACCGGCGCGGTCTACACCCCCGAAGAGACCAAAGCTATTGGCGAGTGGGCACTGGAGAAGGGCGTCATCGTACTCACCGACGAAATCTACGAGCACCTCACCTACGACGGCGTACCCTTCACTTCCATCGTCAAGGCCGTGCCCGCCCTGGCTGAGAACACCGTTATTCTCAACGGTGTTGCTAAGACCTACGCCATGACCGGCTGGCGCGTGGGCTGGATGATTGCTCCGGCTGATATCACCAAGGCGGCAACCAACCTGCAGTCGCACATGACCTCTAATGTCAACAATGTTGCCCAGCTGGCGGCACTTGAAGCTGTCTCGGGCTCCCTCGACGCCGTCAACGAGATGCACAAGGCCTTCGACCGCCGCCGCAAGACCATCGTTGAGGGGCTTAACGCTATCGAGGGCGTCCACTGCCCCACCCCCAAGGGTGCCTTCTACGCCTACGCCGACGTCACTGGCCTGCTGGGCAAGACCATTGCGGGCAAGACTCCGCAGACCTCCGCTGAGCTTGCCGAAATCATCCTGGAAGAGGCTGAAGTAGCGGTTGTTCCCGGTGAGGCTTTTGGTCCATCCGGCTACCTGCGCCTGTCCTACGCCCTGGGCGATAAGGACCTGGCTGAGGGTCTGGCCCGTATGCAGAAGCTGCTGGCAACCGCGCAGTAA
- the secE gene encoding preprotein translocase subunit SecE, which translates to MAKSIAARTADSEEPGAEKKLGFFGRIFQFLREVIAELKKVTTPTGKELVQYVIIVLFFVAFMMLFISGLDYVFGQGAFWIFGNGIN; encoded by the coding sequence ATGGCTAAATCAATCGCCGCCAGGACCGCCGATTCTGAAGAACCAGGCGCAGAGAAGAAGCTGGGCTTCTTCGGCCGCATTTTCCAGTTCTTACGCGAAGTTATCGCAGAACTCAAAAAAGTCACCACCCCCACCGGTAAAGAACTGGTGCAGTATGTGATTATTGTTCTTTTCTTCGTTGCTTTTATGATGCTCTTCATCTCGGGCCTAGATTACGTTTTCGGTCAGGGAGCCTTCTGGATTTTTGGTAACGGCATCAACTAG
- the nusG gene encoding transcription termination/antitermination protein NusG, with product MSEQEVAPETEEVIEPAEQATEEGHEAVEVAAAEVVEEVTEAEEAGEPAVDPLEEFKAKLRRQEGEWFVIHTYAGYENKVKANLESRAQTMNAEDDIFEVQVPMEEVMEVKNTTKKLVRRVRVPGYALVRMNLTDESWGVVRHTPGVTGFVGQDAYNPVPLRLDEVVDMLAPVFEAEQAEAGAAPKAAPAVETGFEIGEAVTVKEGPFEGMPATISEINAAASSMVVLISVFERETPVTLNFSQVTKM from the coding sequence GTGTCCGAGCAGGAAGTTGCACCTGAAACCGAAGAGGTCATAGAACCTGCAGAGCAGGCAACCGAAGAGGGCCACGAGGCTGTTGAAGTAGCAGCCGCTGAGGTCGTCGAAGAAGTCACCGAAGCTGAAGAAGCTGGCGAGCCCGCCGTTGACCCGCTCGAAGAGTTCAAGGCTAAGCTGCGCCGCCAGGAAGGTGAATGGTTCGTCATTCACACCTACGCCGGCTACGAGAACAAGGTCAAGGCTAACCTAGAATCCCGTGCCCAGACTATGAACGCTGAAGATGACATCTTCGAGGTTCAGGTCCCCATGGAAGAGGTCATGGAAGTCAAGAACACCACCAAGAAGCTGGTTCGCCGCGTGCGCGTGCCCGGCTACGCTCTGGTGCGTATGAACCTGACCGACGAGAGCTGGGGCGTTGTACGCCACACCCCCGGTGTGACCGGCTTCGTCGGGCAGGACGCCTACAACCCGGTTCCCCTGCGCCTCGATGAGGTTGTCGACATGCTGGCTCCCGTCTTTGAAGCTGAGCAGGCAGAAGCAGGCGCCGCCCCCAAGGCTGCTCCCGCTGTTGAGACCGGCTTTGAGATTGGCGAGGCCGTCACCGTTAAGGAAGGCCCCTTCGAGGGCATGCCCGCAACTATCTCAGAGATCAACGCCGCAGCCTCATCCATGGTTGTGCTGATTTCCGTCTTCGAACGCGAGACCCCCGTGACCCTGAACTTCTCACAGGTCACCAAGATGTAA
- the rplK gene encoding 50S ribosomal protein L11 — MAPKKKVAGLIKLQIQAGAANPAPPVGPALGAHGVNIMEFCKAYNAATESQRGNIIPVEITVYEDRSFTFITKTPPAAQLIKKAAGVAKGSGVPHTQKVGSLTMDQVKEIAQTKMEDLNANDIDAAAKIIAGTARSMGITVEG, encoded by the coding sequence ATGGCTCCCAAGAAGAAGGTCGCAGGCCTCATTAAGCTGCAGATCCAGGCAGGCGCTGCTAACCCCGCGCCCCCCGTTGGCCCCGCACTCGGTGCGCACGGCGTCAACATCATGGAATTCTGCAAGGCTTACAACGCAGCCACTGAATCCCAGCGCGGCAACATCATCCCCGTAGAAATCACCGTCTACGAGGACCGCTCCTTCACCTTCATCACCAAGACCCCTCCCGCAGCACAGCTCATCAAGAAGGCAGCTGGCGTTGCTAAGGGCTCCGGCGTTCCCCACACCCAGAAGGTCGGCTCACTGACCATGGACCAGGTCAAGGAAATCGCCCAGACCAAGATGGAAGACCTGAACGCTAACGACATCGATGCCGCAGCGAAGATCATCGCCGGCACCGCCCGCTCCATGGGCATCACCGTCGAAGGCTAA
- the rplA gene encoding 50S ribosomal protein L1 produces MAKRSKAYQAAVAKIEADKLYAPAEAIAVAKDIAADKPNSTVEVALRLGVDPRKADQMVRGTVNLPNGTGKTARVVVIAAGEKAEAAEAAGADFVGSDDLIAKIAGGWTDFDAAVATPDMMGKVGRLGKVLGPRNLMPNPKTGTVTMDVAKAVADIKGGKIDFRVDRNSNLHFIIGKASFTAEQLTENFEAALEEVNRLKPSSAKGRYISKATIATTFGPGVPVDPSTVA; encoded by the coding sequence ATGGCAAAGCGCAGCAAGGCGTACCAGGCAGCTGTAGCCAAGATCGAAGCGGACAAGCTCTACGCACCCGCCGAGGCTATTGCAGTAGCAAAGGACATCGCGGCAGACAAGCCCAACTCAACCGTTGAGGTCGCACTGCGACTCGGCGTTGACCCCCGCAAGGCAGACCAGATGGTACGCGGTACCGTCAACCTGCCCAACGGCACCGGCAAGACCGCCCGCGTTGTAGTTATCGCAGCCGGTGAAAAGGCTGAAGCAGCAGAAGCAGCAGGCGCTGACTTCGTTGGCTCAGATGATCTGATCGCAAAGATCGCTGGTGGCTGGACCGACTTCGACGCAGCAGTTGCAACCCCCGACATGATGGGCAAGGTTGGCCGTCTGGGTAAGGTTCTGGGTCCCCGTAACCTCATGCCCAACCCCAAGACCGGCACCGTCACCATGGACGTTGCTAAGGCAGTTGCCGACATCAAGGGCGGTAAGATCGACTTCCGCGTTGACCGCAACTCAAACCTGCACTTCATCATCGGTAAGGCTTCCTTCACCGCTGAGCAGCTGACCGAGAACTTCGAAGCAGCTCTCGAAGAGGTTAACCGCCTCAAGCCCTCATCAGCTAAGGGCCGCTACATCTCAAAGGCAACCATCGCCACCACCTTCGGTCCTGGCGTTCCCGTCGACCCCTCAACCGTAGCCTAA
- a CDS encoding ABC transporter ATP-binding protein — translation MTSLALTITGLTKRFGASAVLGGIDLTVPGGSLLSLVGESGSGKSTLLRIIAGLEQADAGRVLFGHLPVGVGGGARIKGSAKTRQAGAVPVGFVFQKPVLYPHLSLEENILFSQRLRAQEQLDRDHYLSLVDTLGLGEHLRKRPAQLSGGQAQRAGIARALVRKPTLALFDEPLSSVDEHLSEAIRADLLTLHRQLGFTGIYVTHNPDEALAMGQQLAVLESGRLAQVATPGQVLAAPASAHVARLLHPLYNELEVERGGQVVPAGISAHGFERADAASPGALPVRVLGVLAHTAGSCFSLESTQTVELPHPDGAVRLPAGSPLTAVLPETPVGTEQGLYLKLRPGTLHVFK, via the coding sequence ATGACCAGCCTCGCCCTTACCATCACCGGCCTGACCAAGCGGTTTGGTGCGTCCGCTGTGCTTGGCGGTATTGACCTGACCGTGCCCGGTGGCAGCCTGCTCTCCCTGGTGGGGGAGTCGGGGTCGGGCAAGTCCACCCTGCTACGCATTATTGCCGGGCTGGAACAAGCGGACGCCGGTCGCGTGCTTTTCGGCCACCTGCCGGTAGGCGTTGGGGGAGGCGCCCGCATCAAGGGCTCGGCCAAGACTCGGCAGGCAGGGGCCGTGCCGGTGGGGTTTGTCTTTCAAAAGCCCGTGCTCTACCCCCACCTGAGCCTGGAAGAGAACATCCTCTTCTCCCAGCGCCTGCGCGCCCAGGAGCAGCTGGACCGCGACCACTACCTTTCCCTCGTCGACACCCTGGGCCTGGGGGAGCACCTGCGCAAGAGGCCGGCGCAACTATCGGGTGGCCAAGCCCAGCGGGCCGGTATCGCCCGGGCCCTGGTACGTAAACCCACGCTGGCTCTCTTCGACGAGCCGCTCTCCAGCGTCGATGAGCACCTGAGCGAAGCTATCCGTGCTGACCTGCTGACCCTGCACCGCCAGCTAGGGTTTACAGGTATCTACGTCACCCACAACCCCGACGAGGCCCTGGCCATGGGCCAGCAGCTTGCTGTACTAGAGAGCGGACGCCTGGCCCAGGTCGCCACCCCGGGGCAGGTGCTGGCCGCCCCGGCGTCCGCCCATGTCGCCCGCCTGCTGCACCCGCTCTACAACGAGCTAGAGGTGGAACGGGGTGGGCAAGTAGTTCCGGCCGGTATCTCCGCCCACGGTTTTGAGAGGGCGGACGCCGCTAGCCCGGGGGCCCTGCCGGTGCGGGTGCTGGGCGTACTCGCCCATACGGCGGGGAGCTGTTTTAGCCTTGAAAGTACCCAGACGGTAGAGTTGCCGCACCCGGACGGTGCCGTGAGACTTCCCGCAGGTAGTCCGCTGACTGCGGTGCTGCCAGAAACTCCGGTAGGTACGGAACAGGGTCTCTACCTGAAACTCCGACCAGGTACTCTGCATGTATTTAAGTGA
- the rplJ gene encoding 50S ribosomal protein L10, translating into MATQDKIAAVSEIKELLESSNGAILTEYRGLTVAQMKELRRALGAETEYAVVKNTLTAIAAKEVGIDAFDGQLHGPSAIAFIKGDFIDAAKGLRDFAKANPQLIVKSGYFEGEALDEAGINKFASLESREVLLAKVAGGAKGAIAKVARTVDALRIKLEEQEGAAPEAE; encoded by the coding sequence ATGGCAACACAGGATAAGATTGCTGCCGTCTCTGAGATCAAGGAACTCCTTGAATCCTCAAACGGCGCAATTCTCACCGAGTACCGTGGTCTCACCGTTGCACAGATGAAGGAACTTCGTCGTGCACTGGGTGCTGAGACCGAGTACGCCGTGGTAAAGAACACTCTGACCGCTATCGCGGCTAAGGAAGTTGGCATCGACGCATTCGATGGTCAGCTCCACGGCCCCAGCGCAATCGCATTCATCAAGGGCGACTTCATTGATGCTGCGAAGGGTCTGCGTGACTTTGCCAAGGCTAACCCCCAGCTGATCGTTAAGAGCGGTTACTTCGAGGGCGAAGCTCTCGACGAAGCTGGCATCAACAAGTTTGCAAGCCTCGAATCACGCGAGGTACTTCTTGCAAAGGTCGCAGGCGGCGCAAAGGGCGCAATCGCAAAGGTTGCTCGCACCGTTGACGCTCTGCGTATCAAGCTCGAAGAGCAGGAAGGCGCAGCACCCGAGGCCGAGTAA
- the rplL gene encoding 50S ribosomal protein L7/L12 — MAKLSIEELIEAFKELSLVEVSEFVKAFEEEFDVTAAAPVAVAGAAGGDAAAAEEQSEFDVILESAGDKKIGVIKEVRALTSLGLKEAKDLVDGAPKPVLEGVSKEDAEKAKEALEGAGATVTLK; from the coding sequence ATGGCTAAGCTTTCAATCGAAGAACTCATTGAAGCATTCAAGGAACTGTCACTCGTTGAGGTTTCCGAATTCGTTAAGGCATTCGAAGAAGAATTCGACGTAACCGCAGCTGCTCCCGTTGCTGTTGCTGGTGCTGCCGGTGGCGACGCTGCTGCTGCTGAAGAGCAGTCAGAATTCGACGTTATCCTCGAATCAGCTGGCGACAAGAAGATCGGCGTTATTAAGGAAGTTCGTGCCCTCACCTCACTGGGTCTGAAGGAAGCTAAGGACCTCGTTGACGGCGCTCCCAAGCCCGTTCTCGAAGGCGTTTCCAAGGAAGACGCAGAGAAGGCTAAGGAAGCTCTCGAAGGCGCTGGCGCAACCGTCACCCTCAAGTAA
- a CDS encoding endonuclease/exonuclease/phosphatase family protein: MGKTLIRVLWCLLLAGFLTWLAILLRPGHPVTAWLTTRLIIAQAVAFPALLAVAGAGVLIAALLVALRFRTSTITRCLAGLTALACAASSLLAVIDPYGAMRYQARGVPAIGCVNMQIYRVTTYNALDTLTDQSLARLLANQPDFLVLPEVSPDTPALAGGVPGYQVFASTSEKTHIAPTLTLVSDRLGSYTAQEVPMTFGALLLTPESQASGQPQLLAVHTAPPIPIYMQQWRDDLATIDRLARDEGSLDLIAGDFNATLLHGSLASYAGAGSQLDADAALATHRIEGTWPVGGVLGMRAPIDYIMVMQGPPANSEDITYQQVGDSDHLAVSATTSLCR, translated from the coding sequence ATGGGTAAGACTCTGATTCGTGTGCTCTGGTGCCTGCTGTTGGCAGGTTTTCTGACCTGGCTAGCTATCCTCCTAAGGCCGGGCCACCCGGTTACCGCCTGGCTGACCACCCGCCTGATCATAGCCCAGGCCGTTGCCTTCCCCGCCCTGCTTGCGGTAGCTGGGGCGGGCGTCCTGATAGCGGCCCTGCTGGTCGCCCTGCGCTTTAGAACCAGCACAATCACCCGCTGCCTCGCCGGGCTGACGGCACTAGCCTGTGCCGCTTCTAGCCTGCTGGCGGTGATTGACCCCTACGGGGCTATGCGATATCAGGCACGCGGGGTGCCCGCCATCGGGTGCGTCAATATGCAGATCTACCGGGTCACCACCTATAACGCCCTCGACACCCTCACCGACCAGAGCCTGGCCCGGCTACTGGCTAATCAACCGGATTTTCTGGTGCTCCCTGAAGTCTCACCTGACACGCCCGCTCTAGCCGGTGGAGTTCCGGGCTACCAGGTCTTTGCCTCCACCAGCGAGAAGACCCACATTGCTCCCACCCTGACCCTGGTCAGCGACCGGCTGGGCTCCTACACCGCGCAGGAGGTGCCCATGACCTTCGGAGCCCTTCTGCTGACCCCTGAAAGCCAGGCCAGCGGGCAGCCCCAGCTGCTGGCGGTGCATACCGCCCCGCCCATCCCTATCTACATGCAGCAGTGGCGCGACGATCTCGCTACGATTGACCGGCTGGCCCGCGATGAGGGGAGCCTCGACCTGATAGCCGGTGACTTTAACGCGACCCTACTGCACGGCAGCTTAGCCAGCTATGCGGGGGCTGGCTCACAGCTGGATGCGGATGCTGCCCTGGCCACCCACCGGATTGAGGGCACTTGGCCAGTCGGCGGAGTGCTAGGAATGCGGGCCCCGATCGACTACATCATGGTGATGCAGGGGCCACCGGCTAACAGCGAGGATATAACCTACCAGCAGGTGGGCGATTCTGACCATCTGGCCGTAAGCGCCACCACCAGCCTCTGCCGGTAG
- a CDS encoding glycoside hydrolase family 32 protein yields MTKPGRPDATELLAATEQAYATYHEQVRADPDYPALHLAPPVGRLNDPNGLIYHEGTYHAFYQYSPVHPTRAVFWRYATSDDLTHWQDRGTAIAPTDWFDKNGCYSGSGFVGEDGTFEFFYTGNVKDAEGNREAYQVLFTSPDQGKTFTKQEVFINGPEEGYTAHYRDPHVIERGGTFYAVIGAQREDETGAVVLYSSPDRRTWTFDGELTFSDPALANLGYMYECPGLIQLRDEESGEHRDVLIFSPQGMEADGEKYNNIFQTGYVVGTLTGTQFEVTTAFTELDAGTEFYAPQCFHGVGEDGSHAVLQGWFGNADQDDQPSWENHWVHMQTYPRRLTLRAGRVYQNPVEQLDSALAPAPVPPGAEGEIAELADARVWRLRGEVAVAEPVQIIVEDAAGQALALTLSEDGAHLDRTGSRYTVGGAERHRTLEKATTRTFDLLVDASGTELFVDGGAAVFSSRTYFTGAKRTVRLVADEAAVLSLEAARLVED; encoded by the coding sequence GTGACTAAGCCCGGACGTCCGGACGCCACCGAACTACTCGCCGCTACCGAGCAAGCCTATGCCACCTACCATGAGCAGGTCCGCGCCGACCCCGATTACCCGGCCCTGCACCTGGCACCCCCCGTTGGCCGCCTTAACGACCCCAACGGGCTGATCTACCACGAGGGCACCTACCACGCCTTCTACCAGTACTCCCCGGTCCACCCCACCCGCGCCGTCTTCTGGCGCTACGCCACCAGCGACGACCTGACCCACTGGCAGGACCGCGGCACCGCCATTGCCCCCACCGACTGGTTCGACAAGAACGGCTGCTACTCGGGCTCCGGCTTCGTGGGTGAGGACGGCACCTTTGAGTTCTTCTACACTGGTAACGTCAAGGACGCTGAGGGTAACCGGGAGGCCTACCAGGTACTCTTTACCTCCCCTGACCAGGGTAAGACCTTCACCAAGCAAGAGGTCTTTATCAACGGCCCCGAAGAGGGTTACACCGCCCACTACCGTGACCCTCACGTAATTGAACGCGGGGGCACCTTCTACGCCGTCATCGGCGCCCAGCGCGAGGACGAAACCGGGGCTGTGGTGCTCTACTCCTCACCTGATCGCCGCACCTGGACCTTCGACGGGGAGCTCACCTTCTCAGACCCCGCCCTGGCCAACCTGGGCTACATGTACGAGTGCCCCGGCCTGATTCAGCTGCGCGACGAAGAAAGCGGCGAGCATAGGGACGTGCTGATTTTCAGCCCCCAGGGTATGGAGGCCGACGGGGAGAAGTACAACAACATCTTCCAGACCGGCTACGTGGTCGGCACCCTCACCGGCACCCAGTTTGAGGTGACTACCGCCTTCACCGAGCTGGACGCTGGCACCGAGTTCTACGCCCCCCAGTGCTTCCACGGGGTGGGCGAAGACGGCTCCCACGCTGTGCTCCAGGGCTGGTTCGGTAACGCCGACCAGGATGACCAGCCCTCCTGGGAGAACCACTGGGTGCACATGCAGACCTACCCCCGCCGCCTGACCCTGCGCGCGGGTCGTGTGTACCAGAACCCCGTGGAACAACTCGATAGCGCCCTGGCACCTGCCCCGGTACCCCCTGGGGCCGAGGGGGAGATTGCGGAACTGGCGGACGCCCGCGTCTGGCGCCTGCGCGGTGAGGTAGCGGTAGCCGAGCCCGTACAGATTATTGTGGAGGACGCCGCAGGCCAGGCTCTGGCTCTGACCCTGAGTGAGGACGGAGCCCACTTAGATCGCACCGGTAGCCGTTACACCGTGGGCGGGGCAGAACGCCACCGCACCCTTGAAAAGGCCACCACCCGTACCTTTGACCTGCTGGTTGATGCCTCCGGTACTGAGCTATTTGTCGATGGGGGAGCTGCCGTCTTCTCATCCCGAACCTACTTCACCGGAGCTAAGCGCACCGTCCGCCTGGTAGCAGACGAGGCGGCCGTGCTGAGCCTCGAAGCTGCCCGGCTTGTAGAAGACTAG
- a CDS encoding PTS glucose transporter subunit IIA translates to MAGFFKKLFGGSDDTAAQTPAPAATPAAAPSAAGASALTAHMNGTVVELAGVSDQMFASGALGPGAAIEPTSGVVVAPADGEVTVAFPTGHAFGIRTADGLEILIHVGFDTVELDGKFFEPKVKKGDTVTRGQVLVEFDLEQVKTAGYPVTTPLVITNAKSAVADLQVANLGSEVAAGGDFITAVRKG, encoded by the coding sequence ATGGCAGGCTTCTTCAAAAAGCTCTTCGGCGGTAGCGACGACACCGCAGCGCAGACTCCCGCTCCCGCAGCTACCCCCGCTGCAGCACCGTCCGCCGCTGGCGCGTCCGCTCTGACCGCCCACATGAACGGTACCGTTGTTGAGCTTGCCGGCGTGAGTGACCAGATGTTCGCCTCCGGTGCCCTGGGGCCCGGCGCGGCTATTGAGCCGACTTCTGGCGTAGTGGTAGCTCCTGCAGACGGCGAAGTAACCGTTGCCTTCCCTACCGGTCACGCATTTGGCATCCGCACCGCTGATGGCCTGGAAATCCTGATTCACGTAGGCTTCGATACCGTGGAACTGGACGGCAAGTTCTTCGAACCCAAGGTGAAGAAGGGCGATACTGTTACCCGCGGTCAGGTGCTGGTGGAGTTCGACCTGGAGCAGGTTAAGACTGCGGGTTACCCCGTGACCACCCCGCTGGTCATTACCAACGCTAAGAGCGCGGTGGCTGATCTGCAGGTTGCCAACCTGGGCTCTGAGGTAGCTGCCGGTGGTGACTTTATCACCGCCGTCCGCAAGGGCTAA
- a CDS encoding sucrose-specific PTS transporter subunit IIBC — protein sequence MDHKSVAERVLTAVGGTDNIAAGAHCATRLRLVLKDMNVINQAALDNDEDLKGTFNNSGQFQIIVGPGDVDEVYKHMAAAGMKQVSKDELKNVAANQGNLFTRFIKVVSEIFLPIIPVLVGAGLLMALNNVLTAPKIFDPERSLIEMYPAWEGFASIVNLLSAAAFAFLPVLVGFTATKVFGGNPYLGLTMGAAMVFPSLVNGYDVAKALQDGTMTYWDVFGIQVQQAGYQGTVLPIILVAFVLANIEKFFHKILKGVIDFMFTPTLTLLITGFATFMLVGPPMFKLGTMFGDGINWLYTTAGPVGGFLFGLVYSPIVITGLHQSFPPIELQLFTQGGSFIFAIASMANVAQGGAALGVYLTTKDKKMKGLAGATAPSAFLGITEPAIFGVNLRLRWPFYIAMGAAAVASTLIALFGVKAMAPGAAGFLGFPSISTEAGSGWAGFAIAIITSAVLSTVASFIYGKKAFAGQVAEETVGATASAKASTSTAASVAAGSAATAAGAPAVTGTAGYELTSHLTGTALELNQVSDQMFASGALGPGAAVEPTEGKLYAPADGKVTVAFPTGHAVGMRTDQGVEVLMHIGFDTVELEGKHFTSHVEKGKEVKRGDLLVEFDMAAIKAAGYPLTTPLVITNAKKSIESAVLAVAPGATVTAADELIAVEAKAATA from the coding sequence ATGGATCATAAATCCGTGGCTGAGCGAGTCCTCACCGCCGTTGGCGGCACGGACAACATCGCAGCGGGCGCCCACTGCGCCACCCGCCTGCGACTGGTGCTCAAAGACATGAACGTCATCAACCAGGCAGCCCTGGATAACGATGAGGACCTCAAGGGTACCTTCAATAACTCCGGCCAGTTCCAGATCATCGTGGGCCCCGGCGATGTTGATGAGGTCTACAAGCACATGGCCGCAGCAGGCATGAAGCAGGTCTCTAAAGACGAGCTTAAGAATGTAGCTGCTAACCAGGGCAACCTTTTCACCCGCTTCATCAAGGTCGTCTCAGAGATCTTCCTGCCGATCATCCCCGTGCTGGTCGGTGCCGGTCTGCTCATGGCACTCAATAACGTGCTGACCGCCCCCAAGATTTTCGATCCGGAACGCTCCCTGATCGAAATGTACCCGGCGTGGGAGGGCTTTGCCTCCATTGTCAACCTGCTCTCAGCAGCAGCCTTCGCCTTCCTGCCCGTACTGGTCGGCTTCACCGCCACTAAGGTTTTTGGTGGTAATCCCTACCTGGGTCTGACCATGGGTGCCGCCATGGTCTTCCCCTCCCTGGTCAACGGCTACGACGTAGCTAAGGCCTTGCAAGATGGCACCATGACCTACTGGGATGTCTTCGGTATTCAGGTACAGCAGGCTGGCTACCAGGGCACCGTGCTACCTATCATCCTGGTCGCCTTTGTGCTGGCTAACATTGAGAAGTTCTTCCACAAGATTCTCAAGGGCGTGATCGACTTTATGTTCACCCCCACCCTGACCCTGCTGATTACCGGTTTTGCCACCTTCATGCTGGTTGGCCCGCCCATGTTCAAGCTCGGCACCATGTTTGGTGACGGTATCAACTGGCTCTACACCACAGCTGGCCCTGTGGGTGGTTTCCTCTTCGGTCTGGTCTACTCACCGATCGTCATTACCGGCCTGCACCAGTCCTTCCCGCCCATCGAACTGCAGCTCTTCACCCAGGGCGGCTCCTTTATCTTTGCTATCGCCTCTATGGCAAACGTGGCCCAGGGTGGCGCTGCTCTTGGCGTCTACCTGACCACCAAGGACAAGAAGATGAAGGGCCTGGCCGGTGCCACCGCTCCCTCGGCCTTCCTGGGTATTACCGAACCCGCCATCTTCGGTGTGAACCTGCGCCTGCGCTGGCCCTTCTACATTGCCATGGGCGCTGCAGCAGTCGCTTCAACCCTTATCGCACTCTTTGGTGTTAAGGCAATGGCCCCCGGTGCAGCTGGCTTCCTGGGCTTCCCCTCTATCAGCACCGAAGCAGGTAGCGGTTGGGCTGGCTTCGCCATCGCCATCATTACCTCAGCAGTTCTCTCAACCGTAGCCTCCTTCATCTACGGTAAGAAGGCCTTTGCCGGTCAGGTTGCCGAAGAAACGGTTGGAGCTACCGCCTCAGCGAAGGCTTCTACTTCAACTGCTGCCTCCGTGGCAGCTGGTTCAGCAGCTACTGCCGCCGGCGCACCCGCTGTCACCGGCACCGCTGGTTACGAGCTAACCAGCCACCTCACCGGTACAGCCCTGGAGCTGAACCAGGTCTCAGACCAGATGTTTGCCTCCGGTGCCCTGGGCCCCGGCGCAGCCGTTGAACCCACCGAAGGCAAGCTCTACGCCCCTGCCGATGGCAAGGTCACCGTTGCCTTCCCCACCGGCCACGCCGTCGGTATGCGCACCGATCAGGGTGTAGAAGTGCTCATGCACATCGGTTTTGACACCGTAGAACTTGAAGGCAAGCACTTCACCTCCCACGTCGAAAAGGGCAAGGAGGTCAAGCGCGGCGACCTGCTCGTCGAGTTCGACATGGCCGCCATTAAGGCCGCAGGCTACCCGCTGACCACCCCGCTGGTTATCACCAACGCCAAGAAGTCCATCGAATCAGCTGTCCTGGCCGTGGCCCCCGGCGCCACTGTAACCGCAGCCGATGAACTCATCGCTGTAGAGGCTAAGGCCGCAACAGCCTAA